The Acidobacteriota bacterium region AAGGAGTCAAAGTCTGGCTAAAATCACAAAAGACATTTCGCCAAAGTTTTTTTCCTTGCATTAATCCGGAGTGACACTTTAGTATCACGAAATGAGAACCGGACTCGTTACGACTCTAAATCGGAAGGCCCGGGAACTCCTCGCGGATCTTAAGAAGGACCGGGAGCCGATTCTTATCACTCAGCATGGTCTTCCGAGCGCGATCTGCGCCATGGCGTTGATCACGTTTCTTGGCTGTGTCGCGGGTCAACCAAACGGCACGCCCGCAAATATACAGAATGCGACTCCCGGGAACAGCGTCTCGGGTACCATTGCAACGCCGGAGCGGACTCCTCCGGCCGAGACCAAAAATCACGTGAGAGATCCCGAACTTGAGTCAAACAAGGAGAAATGGAGAGCCAAAGGCATTTCCGATTATGACTTTGTCGCGAGTTTCTACAAGCCCGGCACCTACCGCTGGGCCGAACCGGTATTGATAAAGGTCCGTAACGGCACCGCAATTTCGTTCGAATGCATGGACGTTAAGTTCAAGGAAAACAATGAGTCCTGCGAAGGTTGGATGGACGGTTATTACCAGATAGACACAGTTGAGAAGATGTTTGATTACGCCCAGACTGCGTTTGACGAGGAAGCGTATATTGATGAGATCAAGTACGACGGCGAACTTGGCTATCCGAAATTGATATGGGTGAATTTTATGCAACGCGGGGTCGATCAAAGCCGAAAGCTGATTGTCCGAAAGTTTGAGATTCAGCCAAAAAGGCCTTGACGATTGAGGCTCGTGGCAGCTCGGGATGATTCCGAATCAATCTCAACGACTACCCAAGAAGTGAACCCTTGCCAACATGAATTTCGTAACAAAGTAACTCTGACTTTCGAATCAAATCTCGTATGAAAACCAAATTCGCACTTCTTCTCGCGTTGTTTTCCGTTTTTGCTTTCCAGTCTGCCTTGGCGCAGTCGAACCGGCCTTCCGAAAAGGAGATTCGGACCAAGGTGGACGAATATATGAAGGCCGCGGTTGAGTTCGAGCGTTTCAGCGGGTCGATCCTGATCGCGCGGGACGGCAAGCCGATCGTCAGCAAGGGCTATGGTCTCGCCAGCGTCGAGTTCGACGCCTCGAACACTCCCGATACGGTTTTTCGACTCGCCTCGGTGACGAAACAATTCACCGCGACCGCGATAATGATGCTTCAGGAGCGCGGGAAGCTGAATGTCAACGATCCGGCGTGCAACTATCTTGCAAACTGTCCCGACCCGTGGCGATCGATCACGATCCGTCAGCTTCTGACGATGACCCACGCGATTCCCGGGGTCAACGCGACGGAATTGGGACCGCTTCGCGGATTTCCGGTCCCTTGGGATCAGTGGATTGAAGCGACCGGCAAGAAACCGCTCGATTTCACGCCGGGGGAAAAGTTCAAGTACTCGAATTCGGGTTACACGCTGCTCGGGTTCATCATCGAGCGCGTTTCGGGAAAATCGTACGGAGAGTTTCTGCAAGAGAACATTTTTGCGCCGCTCGGAATGACGCGTACGGGCTATGAAGAACCGGTCCGCATCGTCAAAAACCGCGCGACCGGTTACAGACAGATGCCCGGAAATCCGATACTCGCGTTGCCGTATCGGGAGATCATCAGAATGTACGCGGCCGGCGGAATCTTTTCGACGACCGAAGATCTGCTTCGTTGGGACCAGGCGCTTTACACCGAAAAACTGCTGACGAAAAAGTCGATCGAAGAGATGTTCACCTCGTTCAGAGATATGTACCCGGGCAAAAGCTACGCTTACGGATGGTGGACGAGCCGGAAATTCGGGCGTCGGGAGGTCGGGCACGGCGGGAACGCGACGGGTTTTATCACTTACATCGCGCGGTTTCCGGAGGATCGGGTGACGGTCATCGTCCTCAGCAACAACGAGCGCGGTTCGGCGGGAAAGATCAGCAATGTCCTCGCTGCAATCGCTTTCGGCGCAAAGTACGAAATCCCTAAAGAACGAAAGGCCGTCGCCGTTGCTTCATCGGTGATCGACAAATACGTTGGGCAATACGAATTTCAATATCCGCCGACGACATACACGATCACTAACGAAAACGGAAAGCTGATGCTGCTTGAGCCGGGATTTCCGAAAGACGAGATGTTCGCCGAATCGGAGACCGAATTCTTTTCCAGGACCTTCGATGTCCAGATCAAATTCGTCCTCGATTCGAACGGAACAGTCACCGGCGTCAAGGTCAATCAGGGCGACAGCACGCTTTATGAAGTAATGGAAGGACGGAAGAAGTGATCGACCTTTGAAGTTCGTTGTTAGAAAAATATTCGGGATTTGAACGTTTCGCCGAAATGAACCAGAATTGATGGCCAGAAAGCAAAGCAAACGATTTCTCAAAAAAGCTCTAAGACGAAGGGAGGCTCAACTCAACGATGCCGTCGTCCCCTTCGTTTATGGCTTTGATTTCAGCATTGAGCCCGATCTCGTACCCCCCGAAACGCCAGAGGCCAAAAGGCAGTTCCTGTTGCTCAGGCGACTGAAAGGCTTTGTTCACGATTTTCTTTGGGTTCGGATGCGCACGGATTCCAGGCGGATTGGAAAATATCCGTATCTCGACTTTCTCTAGTTCGACGGCGTAAAAGTCGACGACCGCAGTATTGAGCTGGTCGGGGATATGGTTTGGTGAGTCTTTTGCTGGTTGGTTACTTTCACACGCTTTCGAATCGATCAGGTCTTGGTCGATCCGACCACGCAACCTTTGCGCGTTGCACGTGGTGATATAATCTGCGCCATGTTCGGAATCTTGAAGAAGTGGATGAAATCTGAAAGTCCGGAGCCGCAGTTTGTTATCGCGACGATCAACGGTCGGATTCAGCCGCTGCATCGGGGCGAGATCTTTGAAGATCCGCTTGATGTGGCGCTTTCGGGACTCGGAGAAGTGACCGGAGGCGGATCGATGTGCTCGAAATCGGGAGAGATCGAATTCTGCGACGTTGAAATCCAAGTCAAAAGCACGAACGACGAAACGATCAACCTGATCAAGTCGACGCTTGAGAACATCGGCGCACCAAAGGGGTCGAAACTGACAATTGAAGGATCTGATTCGGTTATTGAGTTCGGAACCCTGGAAGGTCTTGCCATCTATCTGAACGGTACCGATCTTGACGAAGAGGTCTATGCCAACACTGATTCGAATCACGTTTACAGCGAGCTCGATCGTTTGACAGAAGGCGTCGCGAGCGTTTTCAGTTACTGGCAGGGTGAAACCGAAACTGCTTTCTATCTTTACGGCAATTCCTTCTCGGAAATGAGATCGAGGATCACCGATCTGGTCGAAAGTTATCCGCTTTGCCAGAAATGCAGAATTGAACAAATTGCGTAAGACCGGGGACGGAGCAAAAAGCCACTCAGGAACGATCACCCAAACTTGACAACCCCATAAGAAAAAGTGAACCTCTCGATAATCGTGAGTGAGAAAATCAGACCGACAATAATGAAATTCGGCGGCACGAGCGTGCAGGACGCGGACGCGTTTTCGCGCGTGGCTGAGATAGTGACCGGTGAACGCGAAAATTCGCCTGTTGTCGTAACCTCGGCGATGTCAAAGGTCACTGACGCGCTTCTCGCCGCATTCGACCTCGCCAAGCGCGGTGCGGTTGAGGATGCCGTCCTGTCGTTTGAACCGCATTTGGAAAGACACCGCGACGTGGCGAGGCAACTTCTCGATGATGTTGGCCAGAGGCTCTTCCGTGTCGAGCTCGATTTCGCCGAAAAAGAACTCGCCGATCTGCTGATGCGCGTCACGCGGCGTTCGCTTCCGCTGGCGATGCTCAAGGACGCGATTGTTTCCTACGGCGAGCAACTGTCGTCGCGTCTGCTCGCGCTTGTCTGCGCGGGCGCCGGCTTGAACGCGCGGCACGTCGATTCACGGCGCCTGATCGTTACCGACGAGGAATACGGCGCGGCGACTCCGATCTGGTCCGAAACCGAAAATCTCATCAGGCTTGAACTTGAAAATGCAATCGCCGCGGGCGAGGTTCCGGTGATGGGCGGATTCATCGCCGCCAGCCGGAGCGGTGAAACGACGACTCTAGGGCGCGGCGGATCGGATTATTCGGCGGCGCTTGTTGGAGCAGCGCTCGGAGCGCGCGAGATCCAGATCTGGACCGATGTCACGGGCGTGCTCACGAGCGATCCGCGAATCTGCCCGACGGCGCGGACGCTGAAAACATTGTCGTATGATGAAGCCGCCGAGCTCGCATATTTCGGCGCCAAGGTCCTGCATCCGAAAACGATCCAGCCGGCGGTCGATCTCCAGATTCCGGTCCGTGTCTGCAACTCGCATCAGCCCGAAGAACGCGGCACGATGATCCTGCCGCAGACCGAAACGACGCCGCGCAAGGTCAAATCGATCGCCTACAAAAAGGGCATCACAATTCTGCGCATTTCATCGGCGCGGATGCTCGGCGCGTTCGGTTTTATGAGCGCGATCTTTCAGATATTCGAACGCCACCGGACTGTGATCGACGTCGTGACGACATCGGAGGTTTCGGTTTCGCTAACGCTCGACAACACGGACTCGCTCGACGCGGTAGTCAAGGATCTCGAACGGATCGGCAAGGTTGAGGTCGAACCCAACAATGCCGTCGTTTGCGTCGTCGGCTTCGGCCTCCGCGGCGCCTCGGGCGTCGCCGCGCAGATCTTCGACGCGATCACGGATTACAACATCTCACTCATCTCCC contains the following coding sequences:
- the lysC gene encoding lysine-sensitive aspartokinase 3 — protein: MKFGGTSVQDADAFSRVAEIVTGERENSPVVVTSAMSKVTDALLAAFDLAKRGAVEDAVLSFEPHLERHRDVARQLLDDVGQRLFRVELDFAEKELADLLMRVTRRSLPLAMLKDAIVSYGEQLSSRLLALVCAGAGLNARHVDSRRLIVTDEEYGAATPIWSETENLIRLELENAIAAGEVPVMGGFIAASRSGETTTLGRGGSDYSAALVGAALGAREIQIWTDVTGVLTSDPRICPTARTLKTLSYDEAAELAYFGAKVLHPKTIQPAVDLQIPVRVCNSHQPEERGTMILPQTETTPRKVKSIAYKKGITILRISSARMLGAFGFMSAIFQIFERHRTVIDVVTTSEVSVSLTLDNTDSLDAVVKDLERIGKVEVEPNNAVVCVVGFGLRGASGVAAQIFDAITDYNISLISHGASSVNLTFVVKEEVVTEVVKRLHDEFFGA
- a CDS encoding serine hydrolase, with the translated sequence MKTKFALLLALFSVFAFQSALAQSNRPSEKEIRTKVDEYMKAAVEFERFSGSILIARDGKPIVSKGYGLASVEFDASNTPDTVFRLASVTKQFTATAIMMLQERGKLNVNDPACNYLANCPDPWRSITIRQLLTMTHAIPGVNATELGPLRGFPVPWDQWIEATGKKPLDFTPGEKFKYSNSGYTLLGFIIERVSGKSYGEFLQENIFAPLGMTRTGYEEPVRIVKNRATGYRQMPGNPILALPYREIIRMYAAGGIFSTTEDLLRWDQALYTEKLLTKKSIEEMFTSFRDMYPGKSYAYGWWTSRKFGRREVGHGGNATGFITYIARFPEDRVTVIVLSNNERGSAGKISNVLAAIAFGAKYEIPKERKAVAVASSVIDKYVGQYEFQYPPTTYTITNENGKLMLLEPGFPKDEMFAESETEFFSRTFDVQIKFVLDSNGTVTGVKVNQGDSTLYEVMEGRKK